A DNA window from Streptococcus parapneumoniae contains the following coding sequences:
- a CDS encoding QueT transporter family protein, with product MKKLTIRDVADIAIVAAIYVVLTVTPPLNAISYGAYQFRISEMMNFMAFYNPKYIIGVTIGCMIANFFSFGLLDVFVGGGSTLVFLSLGVWLFAKYSKDYLFNGLIRKDHFFFSILFSISMFTIAAELNIVAELPFFLTWFTTGIGEFASLIIGAIIIGKIGRRIDLSK from the coding sequence ATGAAAAAATTAACTATTCGTGATGTTGCAGACATTGCAATCGTTGCTGCTATCTATGTCGTTTTAACTGTCACACCACCTCTAAATGCCATTAGCTATGGTGCTTATCAGTTCCGTATTTCAGAAATGATGAACTTTATGGCTTTTTACAATCCTAAGTACATCATCGGAGTTACTATCGGTTGTATGATTGCTAATTTCTTTAGCTTCGGACTACTAGATGTCTTTGTTGGTGGTGGATCAACCTTGGTATTCCTCAGTTTAGGTGTTTGGCTTTTTGCAAAATACAGCAAGGATTACCTCTTTAACGGATTGATTCGAAAAGATCATTTCTTCTTTTCAATCCTCTTTTCAATTTCCATGTTTACTATCGCTGCAGAGTTAAATATTGTAGCAGAATTACCATTCTTCCTTACTTGGTTTACAACAGGGATCGGTGAATTTGCTTCATTGATTATTGGAGCGATTATTATTGGTAAAATTGGTCGTCGAATCGATTTGAGCAAATAG
- a CDS encoding GtrA family protein, with protein sequence MKIRIQKFFNNEILAYLFFGLTTTLVSILSRLVIYQLSHQELLATALANIIGILFAFITNDRLVFKQARKKRLIRLVKFFLARLSTFLLDLLFTFLFVTQFPHIIGQFVNENLDKVNAIETIIAQLLIIILNYILSKVYVFNK encoded by the coding sequence ATGAAAATTCGTATTCAAAAATTTTTTAACAATGAAATCTTAGCCTATCTCTTTTTTGGCCTTACAACAACTCTAGTTTCGATTCTCTCACGACTAGTCATTTATCAACTAAGTCATCAGGAACTCCTTGCTACTGCCCTAGCAAATATTATTGGTATTCTATTTGCCTTTATCACAAATGATAGGCTTGTATTTAAGCAAGCAAGGAAGAAGCGACTTATCCGTTTAGTGAAATTTTTTCTTGCCCGCCTTTCTACTTTTCTGTTAGACTTGCTCTTTACTTTTCTGTTTGTGACTCAATTCCCTCATATCATAGGGCAATTCGTAAATGAAAATCTTGATAAAGTAAATGCAATCGAAACGATAATTGCACAATTATTGATAATTATTCTTAATTACATTTTAAGCAAGGTCTATGTTTTTAACAAATAG
- the mscL gene encoding large conductance mechanosensitive channel protein MscL: MLKDLKAFLLRGNVVDLAVGVIIASAFGAIVTSLVNDIITPLILNPALKAAKVERIAQLSWHGVGYGNFLSAIINFIFVGTALFFIIKGIEKAQKLTGIKEEKTDEKKPTELEVLQEIKALLEKK; this comes from the coding sequence ATGTTAAAAGATCTTAAAGCATTTTTGCTTCGTGGTAATGTTGTTGACCTTGCTGTCGGTGTGATCATTGCCTCTGCTTTTGGTGCTATCGTAACTTCACTTGTAAACGACATTATCACTCCTCTTATTTTAAATCCCGCTTTGAAAGCTGCTAAAGTCGAACGTATCGCTCAACTTTCTTGGCATGGAGTCGGCTATGGTAACTTTTTAAGTGCTATTATCAATTTTATCTTTGTCGGTACCGCCCTCTTCTTTATTATCAAGGGTATTGAAAAAGCACAGAAACTGACTGGTATAAAGGAAGAAAAAACTGACGAAAAAAAACCAACCGAATTGGAAGTCCTTCAAGAAATCAAAGCTCTTCTTGAGAAAAAATAA
- the hemH gene encoding ferrochelatase — translation MKKAILMMTFGSPEEITFEGVADFFTNIRRGVRPQDHEIQTLYDNYVRIGGTPLQRITREEVALVEARLGNEYSVYFANKFSRPFIPDVIGQMEADGIEQCICLILEPHYSFYSVMGYEKFLESKQIQFLVIKDWYQEEALLNYWADEIGKILKEEVKQDSFKVIFSAHSVPIFALDFGDPYIDQIFENSKLVAEKLGLSSEQYTNTWQSESDIGIPWIKPDVLEYLREQTEHPDHYIFVPISFISEHIEVLFDNDVECYDLCQELGVNYHRPPMPNTDSRLIDALISTVRANEDQEFKEFLPEEETFDELVPSDETKNILAESEDLQMPEFVKKLIEKKGRENVKMPYLIKKMLEKAGKLPKE, via the coding sequence ATGAAAAAAGCAATTTTAATGATGACATTCGGTTCGCCAGAAGAGATTACCTTTGAAGGTGTAGCTGATTTTTTCACAAATATTCGTCGTGGAGTGAGACCTCAAGACCACGAGATTCAAACTCTCTATGATAATTATGTACGAATTGGAGGCACGCCTCTGCAAAGAATTACTCGTGAAGAAGTTGCCTTGGTAGAAGCTAGGCTAGGAAATGAATATAGTGTCTATTTTGCTAATAAGTTTTCTAGACCTTTTATCCCAGATGTGATTGGTCAGATGGAAGCAGACGGAATCGAGCAATGTATTTGTTTGATTTTGGAGCCTCATTATTCTTTTTACTCTGTCATGGGCTATGAAAAATTTTTAGAAAGCAAGCAAATTCAATTTTTAGTTATTAAGGACTGGTATCAAGAAGAAGCGCTCTTAAACTATTGGGCAGATGAAATTGGTAAAATTTTAAAAGAAGAAGTAAAGCAGGATAGCTTTAAAGTCATCTTTTCAGCTCACAGTGTGCCCATTTTTGCCTTGGATTTTGGTGACCCATATATTGACCAAATTTTCGAAAATAGCAAGTTAGTTGCTGAAAAACTAGGCTTGAGTTCAGAGCAATATACTAACACTTGGCAAAGTGAGAGTGATATCGGGATTCCATGGATTAAACCAGATGTTTTGGAGTATCTCAGAGAACAGACAGAACATCCAGACCATTATATTTTTGTTCCTATCAGCTTCATTAGTGAGCATATTGAAGTCTTGTTTGACAACGATGTGGAATGTTATGACTTGTGTCAAGAATTGGGTGTGAACTACCATCGACCACCAATGCCAAATACGGATTCTCGTTTGATTGATGCCTTGATTAGTACAGTCAGAGCCAATGAAGATCAAGAGTTTAAGGAATTTCTCCCAGAAGAAGAAACCTTTGATGAGTTAGTTCCTTCAGACGAGACGAAAAACATTTTGGCTGAATCTGAAGATTTACAAATGCCAGAATTTGTGAAAAAATTGATTGAGAAAAAAGGTCGGGAGAATGTCAAGATGCCTTATCTTATTAAGAAGATGTTAGAAAAAGCAGGCAAGTTACCCAAAGAGTAA
- the pepT gene encoding peptidase T — protein MTYPNLLDRFLTYVKVNTRSDEHSTTTPSTQSQVDFATNVLIPEMKRVGLQNVYYLPNGFAIGTLPANDPSLTRKIGFISHMDTADFNAEGVNPQVIENYDGGVIELGNSGFKLDPSDFKSLEKYPGQTLITTDGTTLLGADDKSGIAEIMTAIEYLTAHPEIKHCEIRVGFGPDEEIGVGANKFDAEDFDVDFAYTVDGGPLGELQYETFSAAGAELHFQGRNVHPGTAKGQMVNALQLAIDFHNQLPENDRPELTDGYQGFYHLMDVTGSVEEASASYIIRDFEKDAFESRKAAMQSIADKMNQEFGSDRVTLNLTDQYYNMKEVIEKDMTPITIAKAVMEDLGITPIIEPIRGGTDGSKISFMGIPTPNIFAGGENMHGRFEYVSLQTMERAVDTIIGIVAYKD, from the coding sequence ATGACTTATCCAAATCTCTTGGACCGCTTCTTGACTTACGTTAAGGTCAACACGCGCTCTGATGAACACTCTACTACTACTCCAAGTACGCAGAGTCAGGTTGACTTCGCAACCAATGTTCTTATTCCTGAAATGAAACGTGTTGGATTACAAAATGTTTATTATCTACCAAATGGTTTTGCAATTGGGACCTTACCAGCCAATGATCCATCTTTAACACGTAAAATTGGCTTTATATCTCACATGGATACTGCTGACTTTAATGCCGAAGGAGTCAATCCACAGGTAATTGAAAACTACGATGGTGGTGTGATTGAACTTGGAAATTCTGGTTTCAAACTCGATCCATCTGACTTTAAGAGTCTTGAGAAATATCCAGGACAAACGCTTATCACAACCGATGGAACAACCTTGCTGGGGGCTGATGACAAGTCAGGAATTGCTGAGATTATGACTGCCATTGAATATCTAACTGCTCATCCTGAAATCAAACACTGTGAAATTCGTGTTGGTTTTGGTCCAGATGAAGAAATCGGTGTTGGTGCCAATAAATTTGATGCAGAAGATTTTGATGTGGATTTTGCCTACACTGTTGATGGTGGCCCATTAGGTGAGCTTCAGTACGAGACCTTCTCAGCAGCTGGTGCTGAATTGCATTTCCAAGGCCGTAATGTCCACCCTGGTACTGCCAAAGGGCAAATGGTCAACGCCCTTCAGCTAGCAATTGATTTTCACAATCAACTTCCAGAGAATGACCGACCTGAGTTAACGGATGGTTACCAAGGGTTCTACCATCTTATGGATGTAACAGGTAGTGTTGAGGAGGCAAGTGCTAGCTACATCATTCGCGATTTTGAAAAAGATGCCTTTGAATCGCGTAAAGCAGCTATGCAGTCTATCGCTGATAAGATGAATCAAGAATTTGGTAGCGACCGTGTTACCCTAAACTTGACAGATCAGTACTACAATATGAAAGAAGTCATTGAAAAAGATATGACTCCAATTACCATTGCTAAAGCCGTTATGGAAGATCTGGGTATCACTCCTATTATCGAACCAATCCGTGGAGGGACAGACGGCTCTAAGATTTCCTTTATGGGAATCCCAACTCCCAATATCTTTGCTGGTGGCGAGAACATGCACGGTCGTTTTGAATACGTCAGCCTTCAGACTATGGAACGTGCAGTTGATACAATTATTGGCATCGTAGCTTATAAAGACTAA
- a CDS encoding pneumococcal-type histidine triad protein translates to MKFSKKYIAAGSAVIVSLSLCAYALNQHRSQENKDNNRVSYVDGSQSSQKTENLTPDQVSQKEGIQAEQIVIKITDQGYVTSHGDHYHYYNGKVPYDALFSEELLMKDPNYQLKDADIVNEVKGGYIIKIDGKYYVYLKDAAHADNIRTKDEINRQKQEHVKDNEKVSSDVAVARSQGRYTTDDGYVFNPADIIEDTGDAYIVPHGGHYHYIPKSDLSASELAAAKAYLAGKNTQPSQLSYSSTASDNNTQSVAQGSTSKPANKAENLQSLLKELYDLPSDQRYSESDGLVFDPAKIISRTPNGVAIPHGDHYHFIPYSKLSPLEEKIARMVPIGGTGSTVSTNEKPHEAASSLGSLSSSPSTLNHASLLTNKPISSTSDGYIFNPKDIVEETATAYIVRHGDHFHYIPKSTVIGQPTLPNNGLVAPSPSLAANPSVSHEEHEEGGHGFDANRIIAEDEQGFIMSHGNHNHYFFKKDLSAEQIKAAQDHLKGANTATPNPAHDDDHDGDEHDHHHGEDHDHGFDADRVISEDDQGFVMSHGDHNHYFFKKDLTPEQIKEAQDHLKTHHDAEPVQPLAKSVESFSKDASDEEKIAYISKTYGVPLEAIRISKGFFVFNNPDQAYDPTHIHPYAVRKEHVRLPLQTGNPELDFLNELYTTALRDRVSPYRLQVENGSFVIPHGDHNHYIKVQTKGYEVALKNKIPALKSNYQPGAFDEKTVLAKVDQLLAESRNVYKDDPIKQRQIELALGQFTENMKKLATNSTAGYLATLDLFDKQYIHIDESVKPVETSALDKKYQSLIDKINTLDTDTYGLPKKDLLVRLQEAKLAKDEAGLAAVESQLQALQDFNDRTGDTTVEYIKYFYENVNDGRLSDELRNKVANLTFTLYQSQSFRKAVDLNKLFPSIYQTKQEVEEALKNQPASTKVNETVLDKETVDNQSAKQAIYEFLKDLYPDLKKEEHVNHVSKEEVESLLSKANQLLEQIQEEGIRQFLAEEVENLKAATNKADADLDEVNSQVKDVLTRIASALQQEKENAEQDPQTLVLYQKLYDILISLHSYLESNNGSDDDFDKVDALLDQLSAKSKDKAALLELTKAILVLNHQIQSKASASEETSPARNAEANGDNTSAENQPNATAESNSETASDENKPTNTRDSKPVESTSKNETTESSTATGNQEKPAE, encoded by the coding sequence ATGAAATTCAGTAAAAAGTATATAGCAGCTGGATCAGCTGTTATCGTATCCTTGAGTCTATGTGCATATGCACTAAACCAGCATCGTTCGCAGGAAAATAAGGACAATAATCGTGTCTCTTATGTGGATGGCAGTCAGTCAAGTCAGAAAACTGAAAACTTGACACCAGACCAGGTTAGCCAAAAAGAAGGAATTCAGGCTGAGCAAATTGTCATTAAGATTACAGATCAGGGCTATGTAACGTCACACGGTGATCACTATCATTACTATAATGGGAAAGTTCCTTATGATGCCCTCTTTAGTGAAGAACTTTTGATGAAGGACCCAAACTATCAACTTAAAGACGCTGATATTGTCAATGAGGTCAAGGGTGGTTATATCATCAAGATCGATGGAAAATATTATGTCTACCTGAAAGATGCAGCTCATGCTGATAATATTCGAACCAAAGATGAAATCAATCGTCAAAAACAAGAACATGTCAAAGATAATGAGAAGGTCAGCTCAGATGTCGCTGTAGCAAGGTCTCAGGGACGTTATACGACAGATGATGGTTATGTCTTTAATCCAGCTGATATTATCGAAGATACGGGTGATGCTTATATCGTTCCTCACGGAGGTCACTATCACTACATTCCAAAAAGTGATTTGTCTGCTAGTGAATTAGCAGCAGCAAAAGCTTATTTAGCTGGGAAAAATACGCAACCGAGCCAGTTAAGCTATTCTTCAACAGCTAGTGACAATAACACGCAATCTGTAGCACAAGGCTCAACTAGCAAGCCAGCAAATAAAGCTGAAAATCTCCAGAGTCTATTGAAAGAACTCTATGATTTACCTAGCGACCAACGTTACAGTGAATCAGATGGCTTGGTCTTTGACCCTGCTAAGATTATCAGTCGTACACCAAATGGAGTTGCGATTCCACATGGCGACCATTATCACTTTATTCCTTACAGCAAACTCTCTCCTTTAGAAGAAAAGATTGCTAGAATGGTGCCTATCGGTGGAACTGGTTCTACGGTCTCTACAAATGAAAAACCTCATGAAGCAGCGTCTAGTCTAGGAAGTCTTTCAAGTAGTCCATCTACTTTGAATCATGCCTCATTACTTACAAATAAGCCTATCTCTTCAACATCTGATGGTTATATCTTTAATCCTAAAGATATTGTCGAGGAAACAGCAACAGCTTATATTGTAAGACATGGTGATCATTTCCATTACATTCCAAAATCGACCGTAATTGGGCAACCGACTCTTCCAAACAATGGTCTAGTAGCACCTTCGCCGTCTCTTGCAGCCAATCCTAGTGTTTCACATGAGGAACATGAAGAAGGTGGACACGGCTTTGATGCCAATCGTATTATTGCTGAAGATGAGCAAGGCTTTATTATGAGTCATGGTAACCACAATCATTATTTCTTCAAGAAGGACTTGTCAGCAGAGCAAATTAAGGCAGCGCAAGACCACTTGAAAGGGGCAAATACAGCTACACCAAATCCAGCTCATGATGACGATCACGATGGCGATGAGCATGACCACCATCATGGTGAAGATCACGATCACGGTTTTGATGCCGATCGTGTCATTAGTGAGGATGATCAAGGATTTGTCATGAGTCACGGAGACCACAATCATTACTTCTTCAAGAAGGACTTGACACCAGAACAAATTAAGGAAGCTCAGGATCATTTGAAAACACATCATGATGCAGAGCCTGTTCAACCACTTGCAAAATCTGTTGAATCATTCTCTAAAGATGCTAGTGATGAAGAAAAAATAGCTTATATTTCTAAGACCTATGGGGTTCCACTTGAAGCTATTAGAATTTCAAAAGGTTTCTTTGTATTTAATAATCCTGACCAAGCCTACGATCCAACTCATATCCATCCCTATGCTGTTCGTAAGGAACACGTTCGACTTCCACTCCAAACTGGAAATCCTGAACTTGATTTCCTAAATGAACTTTATACGACTGCCTTACGTGATCGCGTATCACCTTATCGTTTGCAGGTTGAAAACGGCAGTTTTGTGATCCCTCATGGAGACCACAATCACTACATCAAGGTTCAAACTAAGGGCTATGAAGTAGCCTTGAAAAACAAGATTCCAGCCCTGAAATCCAACTATCAGCCTGGGGCCTTTGATGAGAAAACAGTTTTAGCAAAAGTAGATCAACTTCTTGCTGAAAGTCGAAACGTCTATAAAGACGATCCAATCAAACAAAGACAGATTGAGTTAGCCTTAGGACAGTTTACTGAAAATATGAAGAAACTAGCAACTAACTCTACAGCAGGTTATCTTGCGACACTTGATCTCTTTGATAAGCAATATATCCATATTGATGAAAGTGTCAAACCTGTTGAAACAAGTGCTTTAGATAAGAAATATCAATCCTTGATTGATAAAATCAATACGCTAGATACAGACACTTATGGACTTCCTAAGAAAGACCTTCTCGTTCGACTCCAGGAAGCTAAGTTGGCTAAAGATGAGGCTGGTTTAGCAGCGGTTGAATCACAACTTCAAGCTCTTCAAGACTTTAATGATCGTACTGGCGATACAACAGTGGAATATATCAAGTACTTCTATGAGAATGTAAATGATGGTCGTTTAAGTGATGAGCTTCGTAATAAAGTAGCTAATTTGACTTTTACTTTATATCAATCCCAATCCTTCCGTAAGGCTGTGGACTTGAATAAACTGTTCCCAAGCATTTATCAAACAAAACAAGAAGTAGAAGAGGCTTTGAAAAATCAGCCAGCTTCTACAAAAGTAAATGAAACAGTTCTAGATAAAGAAACAGTTGATAACCAATCTGCTAAGCAAGCGATTTATGAATTTTTGAAAGATCTTTATCCTGATCTTAAAAAAGAAGAGCATGTCAATCATGTTAGCAAGGAAGAAGTAGAAAGCCTCTTGAGCAAGGCAAATCAACTCTTGGAGCAAATCCAAGAAGAAGGAATCAGACAATTCTTGGCAGAAGAAGTAGAAAATCTCAAAGCTGCCACAAACAAGGCTGATGCAGACTTGGATGAAGTAAATAGCCAGGTAAAAGATGTCTTGACTCGTATCGCTAGCGCCCTTCAACAAGAGAAGGAAAATGCTGAACAAGATCCTCAGACACTTGTACTCTATCAAAAACTCTACGATATTCTCATATCGCTTCACTCTTATTTAGAAAGTAATAATGGTTCTGATGATGACTTTGATAAAGTGGATGCATTACTAGATCAACTTTCTGCTAAGAGTAAAGACAAAGCAGCTTTACTTGAATTGACAAAAGCTATTCTAGTTTTGAATCACCAAATCCAGTCAAAAGCTAGCGCAAGTGAAGAAACAAGTCCAGCAAGAAATGCCGAGGCAAATGGTGATAATACCAGTGCTGAGAACCAACCAAACGCAACTGCAGAATCTAACAGTGAAACTGCTAGCGACGAAAACAAACCAACCAATACAAGAGATTCTAAACCTGTTGAATCAACTTCAAAAAATGAAACAACAGAATCTTCTACAGCTACTGGAAATCAAGAAAAACCAGCAGAATAA
- a CDS encoding pneumococcal-type histidine triad protein — MKINKKYVAGSVAVLALSVCSYELGRYQAGQAKKESNRVAYIDGDQAGQKAENLTPDEVSKREGINAEQIVIKITDQGYVTSHGDHYHYYNGKVPYDAIISEELLMKDPNYQLKDSDIVNEIKGGYVIKVDGKYYVYLKDAAHADNIRTKEEIKRQKQEHSHNHNSSTDNAVAAARAQGRYTTDDGYIFNASDIIEDTGDAYIVPHGNHFHYIPKSDLSASELAAAQAFLSGKGGQLSTVEYRSSRRETRSSVRTSQSETPQNPATDSESQSEDLASLLQELYALPLSQRHVESDGLVFDPAQIIKRTANGVAVPHGDHFHFIPYSQMSALEEKLARNLPIGGQPVQKHSDNTKPSSTDKLSSTIKPNFNLNTQASNRGTGGAYTTDDGYVFSPTDVIEDTGDAFIVPHGNHFHYIPKGALSAGELAAAQAYWNGKQGSRPSSSFSHNANPAQPSLSENHNLTVTPTYHQNQGEDISSLLRELYAKPLSERHVESDGLVFDPAQITDRTANGVAVPHGNHYHFIPYSQMSDLEQKIARMILLKGQNGAVVPGMHYLKPAPKPQVQPSTEKKQTNFAVEQVVRKVGKGYVVEIAGVSHYVFAKDLAKDKIDAIENLLSKKTQETHALVAKKENVSSRDKEFYDKAYNLLTQAHKALSENKGRAVDFQALDKLAERLNNESSNNKVKLVDDLLAFLAPITHPERLGKPNAQIAYTNDEIKLAKLAGKYTTSDGYIFDEHDIESDAGNAYVTPHLNHSHWIKKDSLSEAERAAAQAYAKEKGLQAPNSTEAKPEATGTEAIYNRVTAENKVPLEKIPNHLQYTVAVQNGYFIIPHFDHYHNLKLAWFDEGLYKAPEGYTLEDLFATVKYYVEHPDQRPHSDNGWGNASDHVRKNKADQDGKPDENKEHDEVSEPTRSESDEKENHAGLNPSADNLYKPSTDEDETEEEAEDTTEEPEVHQVETAKVEAKLKEVEALLDKVTDASLKATATETLASLRGNLSLQTMDNNDIMTEAEKLLALLKGSESIETKPEA, encoded by the coding sequence ATGAAAATCAATAAAAAATATGTAGCAGGTTCGGTGGCAGTCCTTGCCCTAAGTGTTTGTTCCTATGAACTTGGTCGTTACCAAGCTGGTCAGGCTAAGAAAGAGTCTAATCGAGTTGCTTATATAGACGGTGATCAGGCTGGTCAAAAGGCAGAAAATTTGACACCAGATGAAGTCAGTAAGAGAGAGGGAATCAACGCCGAACAAATTGTCATCAAGATTACGGATCAAGGTTATGTGACCTCTCATGGAGACCATTATCATTACTATAATGGCAAGGTTCCTTATGATGCTATTATCAGTGAAGAACTGCTGATGAAAGATCCTAATTATCAGTTGAAGGATTCAGATATTGTCAATGAAATCAAGGGTGGCTATGTCATTAAGGTAGACGGGAAATACTATGTTTACCTCAAGGATGCCGCCCATGCGGACAATATTCGGACAAAAGAAGAGATTAAGCGTCAGAAGCAGGAACATAGTCATAATCATAATTCAAGTACAGATAATGCTGTTGCTGCAGCCAGAGCCCAAGGACGCTATACAACGGATGATGGTTATATCTTTAATGCCTCTGATATTATAGAAGATACGGGTGATGCCTATATCGTTCCTCATGGCAATCACTTCCACTATATTCCGAAGAGTGATTTGTCTGCCAGTGAATTAGCTGCTGCCCAAGCCTTCTTATCTGGAAAAGGCGGTCAATTAAGTACGGTTGAATATCGTTCTAGCAGGAGAGAAACAAGATCTAGTGTGAGAACGAGTCAATCTGAGACACCTCAAAATCCTGCAACAGATTCTGAAAGTCAAAGTGAGGATTTAGCTAGTCTCCTTCAAGAATTGTACGCTTTGCCACTTAGCCAACGTCATGTGGAGTCTGATGGATTGGTATTTGACCCAGCACAAATTATAAAACGTACTGCAAATGGGGTCGCAGTTCCTCATGGGGATCATTTCCATTTCATTCCGTATTCACAAATGTCTGCTTTGGAAGAAAAATTGGCTCGAAATCTACCAATTGGAGGTCAGCCAGTTCAAAAGCATTCTGATAATACGAAACCAAGCAGTACAGATAAACTAAGTTCAACCATTAAACCAAACTTTAATCTCAATACGCAAGCATCGAATCGAGGAACTGGAGGCGCCTATACAACGGATGATGGGTATGTCTTTAGTCCGACAGATGTGATTGAAGATACAGGAGACGCTTTTATTGTACCGCATGGCAATCATTTCCACTATATACCAAAAGGCGCTTTGTCTGCAGGGGAATTGGCTGCAGCCCAAGCCTATTGGAATGGGAAGCAGGGGTCTCGTCCTTCTTCAAGTTTTAGTCATAATGCAAATCCAGCTCAACCAAGCTTGTCAGAGAACCACAATCTAACTGTCACTCCAACTTATCATCAGAATCAAGGGGAAGATATTTCAAGCCTTTTACGTGAATTGTATGCCAAACCTTTGTCAGAACGACATGTGGAATCGGATGGCTTGGTATTCGACCCAGCACAAATAACAGATCGTACAGCAAATGGTGTTGCTGTGCCTCACGGAAATCATTATCACTTTATCCCTTATTCACAAATGTCTGATTTAGAGCAGAAGATTGCAAGAATGATTCTGTTAAAAGGGCAAAATGGTGCAGTCGTGCCAGGAATGCATTATTTGAAACCAGCACCAAAACCGCAAGTTCAACCATCAACTGAGAAAAAACAAACTAATTTTGCAGTAGAACAGGTTGTTAGAAAAGTTGGAAAAGGATATGTTGTGGAAATTGCTGGTGTCAGTCACTATGTTTTTGCTAAAGACTTGGCTAAGGATAAGATTGATGCTATTGAAAATCTCTTGTCTAAGAAAACTCAAGAGACACATGCTCTAGTTGCGAAGAAAGAAAACGTCTCTTCTCGTGACAAAGAATTTTATGATAAAGCTTATAATCTGTTAACCCAGGCTCATAAAGCCTTGTCTGAAAATAAGGGGCGTGCTGTTGATTTTCAAGCCTTAGACAAATTAGCAGAACGCTTGAATAATGAATCTTCTAATAATAAAGTAAAATTGGTAGATGATTTATTGGCATTTCTAGCACCGATTACCCACCCAGAACGCCTTGGCAAACCAAATGCTCAAATTGCCTATACAAACGATGAAATTAAATTAGCGAAATTAGCAGGTAAATATACAACCTCAGATGGCTACATTTTTGACGAACATGATATTGAAAGTGATGCAGGAAATGCCTACGTCACTCCACACTTGAACCATAGCCACTGGATTAAAAAAGACAGCTTATCTGAAGCTGAAAGGGCAGCAGCTCAGGCTTATGCTAAAGAAAAAGGCTTACAAGCTCCAAATTCTACTGAAGCAAAACCAGAGGCAACAGGGACAGAAGCTATCTATAACCGCGTAACAGCTGAGAACAAGGTACCATTAGAAAAAATACCAAATCATTTACAGTATACTGTAGCTGTACAGAATGGTTACTTTATAATTCCTCACTTTGATCACTATCATAATCTTAAGCTTGCATGGTTTGACGAAGGACTCTATAAGGCACCTGAGGGTTATACCTTAGAAGATTTATTTGCGACTGTAAAATACTACGTTGAACATCCGGACCAACGTCCTCATTCAGATAATGGTTGGGGTAATGCTAGCGACCATGTTCGTAAAAATAAGGCAGACCAAGACGGTAAACCTGATGAAAATAAGGAACATGATGAAGTAAGTGAGCCAACTCGCTCTGAATCTGATGAAAAAGAGAATCACGCTGGTTTAAATCCTTCAGCAGATAATCTTTATAAACCGAGCACTGATGAAGACGAGACAGAGGAAGAAGCTGAAGATACTACAGAAGAGCCAGAAGTCCATCAAGTAGAGACTGCAAAAGTAGAAGCTAAACTCAAAGAAGTAGAAGCTTTACTTGATAAAGTAACGGATGCTAGTCTGAAAGCTACTGCGACTGAAACCCTGGCTAGTTTACGAGGTAACTTGAGCCTGCAAACCATGGATAATAATGACATCATGACAGAGGCAGAAAAATTACTTGCTTTGTTAAAAGGTAGTGAGTCAATTGAGACGAAGCCAGAAGCATAA